One Candidatus Bipolaricaulota bacterium genomic window carries:
- a CDS encoding serine hydrolase has protein sequence MGPLQLSSVRDPREAGMDRDRLSLIDRILEKEIEVGSIPGAVVLIARKGKIVKHQAYGQAMEEPTRREMTTDTIFDLASLTKVVVTVPLALLLTEHGAWRLEDPITRFLPPLKWGRGVSIHHLLTHTAGLPPWAALFSLAKNREEVLELLTSERWPVATPICAPGERVIYSDLGYIILGLAIEKITGKDLAALGREWIFSPLQMQDTMFNPPESLATRIAPTEDDPKRGGVLVGTVHDENAWALGGVSGHAGLFATANDLAIYAQMLLNGGHYGNKRVLSSRSVELMVSPQTEGLNERRGLGWLLQGESTVTAGDLLSELAFGHTGFTGTSLWIDPRNDLIVALLTNRVHPSRERGKGEISRIRALINDISVGAIVDE, from the coding sequence ATGGGCCCATTACAACTTTCATCCGTCCGCGATCCGCGGGAAGCAGGGATGGACCGGGACCGTCTTTCCTTAATAGATAGGATCTTGGAAAAAGAGATAGAGGTAGGGAGCATTCCCGGGGCCGTCGTCCTGATTGCAAGAAAAGGGAAGATCGTAAAGCATCAGGCCTATGGACAAGCGATGGAAGAACCTACGCGACGCGAGATGACCACTGATACAATCTTTGATCTTGCCTCGTTGACGAAGGTAGTGGTAACGGTGCCCTTAGCTCTCTTACTCACAGAGCACGGCGCTTGGCGGTTGGAAGATCCGATTACGCGATTTCTACCTCCTCTTAAATGGGGTAGAGGTGTGTCCATTCATCATCTTCTGACACACACTGCCGGCCTGCCGCCGTGGGCTGCATTGTTCTCCTTGGCTAAAAACAGGGAAGAGGTTTTGGAATTGCTCACTAGTGAAAGATGGCCTGTAGCGACTCCGATTTGTGCCCCGGGAGAGCGCGTTATCTATAGCGACCTTGGTTACATCATCTTGGGGCTGGCCATTGAGAAAATCACCGGAAAAGACCTTGCTGCCCTTGGAAGGGAATGGATCTTCTCTCCGCTGCAGATGCAGGATACGATGTTTAATCCTCCGGAGAGCCTTGCCACGCGGATCGCCCCGACCGAGGATGATCCAAAGCGGGGTGGTGTGTTGGTAGGGACGGTTCATGACGAGAACGCCTGGGCTCTGGGTGGAGTAAGCGGCCACGCTGGACTCTTCGCTACAGCAAACGATCTTGCCATCTATGCTCAAATGCTCTTGAACGGTGGCCACTACGGGAACAAGAGAGTACTGTCATCCCGCTCGGTTGAGTTGATGGTTTCACCTCAGACTGAGGGCTTGAATGAGCGAAGAGGGTTGGGCTGGCTCCTACAAGGAGAGAGCACTGTCACGGCCGGAGACCTGCTTTCAGAGCTGGCTTTCGGTCACACCGGATTCACTGGGACCTCGCTGTGGATCGACCCACGCAATGACCTCATCGTAGCGCTCTTGACCAACCGCGTCCACCCATCGCGCGAGCGTGGCAAAGGCGAAATTTCCCGAATAAGGGCATTAATAAATGATATCAGCGTGGGGGCGATTGTCGATGAATAA